A region of Bacteroidota bacterium DNA encodes the following proteins:
- a CDS encoding PKD domain-containing protein yields the protein MKQKTTIMAFVWLLLMYSHQVLGSSGGSYLTKLEKTSTAMLAPPAAGFTYVANGGCVPVTVQFYSQLNGPAYSWTFGDGGTSSDCNPVHTYTAPGTYTVTLVATGGTYTTTITVGANPVVTFTGDTVSCQNDIKNYTATSTIAPASYSWSAQGGVVNSSTSTTANVTWSSYGVNYLTYTITTPAGCTKIFRYKVKVIPPPAFNLPCCEKERPDGTQPNKADAAGVVHPGEQEGVKGGEAPCTACAGSYKCYSSTVDPLYGVASDYIWTWTVTNGVINSISADSTTACVTWGASGVGTIKLEVTHKIYGCKSSKECQVIITPGITPVFTVSGNCINTPVAFDASATTPLTDIDSYFWEFGDGYTATTTVPFTTHQFTLIGSYTATLTITTKSGCKYKSTKSFNVISGTKPTIECPGTVCQGSRQCYTTAAIPGAVYNWTISGDVVADRIITGNKVCVTWGNGPVGTVTVTVLGGGYTCTNTATEVVSIVGSVIPIDAPDFICSTLGYLEVSTTNYAGACYKWYINGALQATTSNVLTFNPLSYGNPIRIDVDVDFPIGCCHGRGTKIINKLPQYNMLFYPTNACIGDVVTYSLLLPGGPLLNPTGWSVDGGIIQSSTASTVTIKWTTVGTGTITAGNNSPTQYCNDASNNTWNVTVWAKATGDDISGPAVVCAGTSNTYYHAWQYPTGSATVTVSPSAGVVISPSAYSTVITFPSVAVVTNYVITVTYNHAVVGPCASSKTYTVKSIPATIPTFSGVGIGGGTICQGDIYTYTANFPDMLNYDWNVIGGSVLSQSYVGTTLTVQIQWNSTVTSSFTVNNKACGTSNTQPITVNGKPVVIITTTGPTCSSPNVQLRVAPVWASYLWTPGGTTPTSNTTTVSAVGTYNVTVSNGVCSNTGSVNVPIVTPVPPTITSFNVTLSTGTYCPKYELICPNITPGSGSIVSYAWTFTGFTVSSASGACASVALASSGTSTGTWSLTITDSYGCTSTLGGSLTDNCLPPPPCPLPYAATFTPGGYNPCTGQFTNSATNWSSISWNFGDGTGGSGLNPIHLFTTAACPRTVTAFVTDINGCTQAFPFNINVPYAFGTGVVTATNSPCTGASILTANGITLCPGSPLTPTYTWTLTPVGGGAPYVTGPLSGNTLNVGAIGTLAAGDYNASVSMTVAGCTKVATGTFNKGGLKAYFVSCGGCAGAALSFLDQSVPYSAPLIKWEWTFTPPAGSGLLPITSFLQNPTVIFPPGSGAGPWIWTATLKVTDNIPCTNTFTASFTIQPPFVPGNIRVNGTPTASGTVFNICPGSPYTLTAPPGPYTYSWSNGSSAPSINVTEPGDYYVTVFNTMNCATKVGPIKFLYKPAPEAIILSSAPLCNPALIRAFAGTGYTYNWNYPIGATSTQPYIYATSSGPVTLSVTNVFGCSDTKTQNFTIFPSPYVYISPSALFCPGSTVSLTANVSGGTPAFNYLWNNGSTAPSISVSSPGLYKVSVLDANFCPAKTQYNLQPVLPTGMDKLPKGCYDICGNSTTFCTGTMPYGWTGQWYLGASPYGAPIPTYGSLATTFTLSGTYTLHYIPIDPTQFCPAISAPIMINFIALPIFTLSTGSVPPVLCTGSTTGILISVDIQSTAYNYTWYLGGSVVGSGYTYTATLPGTYTLIISKGKCCQTSVSITIEEKNCCFGTTTAAFTSILSDTVINTSTFWFNKYYINAVVNVVGSTILDITNVDCVFGPNGTIVFHDDAIIRCNNSVLRPCSKDDIWKGLRFLDASSGWINTTTIKNATIGVDIDGNSVGVRLSDNSFLKCQIAVKMTKSNRQQSISGNTFEIDESQLPYATTPDEYWGIKMYDTRMSGLIAQNQFRHVQPQNTNNYFMGIYVQQANATISENQFNDMFRSIDVTRNQNVVAIEKNNIKINTLRESYDKYQIRITNCDIPVLVYENQLDNGLANSTAGGIFVESSYRTHIKDNKLNGFSLGMFGSHTDELYIASNTITSSSNVGITLTETRRSVVSCNNINAMNTNGVSRIGIQDINGDGSTSIFSNCIFNMNTPLYVHSSNPGNNLPAIYNNYLYNYDKTGLEIVDYVGTLGNPGGPTDAGRNTFMSNNGNVGTLDISSNMGITEDGNFGVLFTSGTSTSSPPDMFYSTAACGQQISSTYNKNELDKYNVCDVYYLDKWVFKTSTGIYTLRESTADMSANMINESLDKKQSTVIGQASAQMFKGENATTTGAQAILDSKMDKNLAARIIVSNCIAVGKPEMASSYLASASLSSINKDLRTILEIVITLAKNPVLTTQQRSTLTSIDNMNTVYSPIARDLIQSNVGEHDYKFRKAIVPISEASKAPVISKLSNTISVYPTPASQQITVQHNVKDANVKGLKIVSSTGVEVTSFRYTVQSGVINVDISSLASGVYSVILVTDDDSKALMTGRFIKIQ from the coding sequence ATGAAACAAAAAACTACAATTATGGCCTTTGTATGGCTGTTACTGATGTACTCACATCAGGTGTTGGGAAGTTCCGGTGGGTCCTATCTCACCAAGTTGGAAAAAACCTCCACTGCAATGCTGGCTCCCCCGGCAGCTGGTTTTACTTATGTTGCTAACGGTGGATGCGTCCCCGTCACGGTTCAGTTTTACAGTCAGCTGAACGGACCTGCTTATTCTTGGACATTTGGCGATGGTGGAACAAGTTCGGATTGTAATCCGGTACACACTTACACTGCCCCAGGTACTTACACAGTAACTCTCGTAGCTACGGGAGGCACTTACACTACTACTATTACTGTTGGAGCTAATCCGGTGGTAACTTTTACGGGCGACACAGTTAGCTGTCAGAACGATATTAAAAATTACACCGCTACCAGTACCATTGCTCCTGCATCCTATAGCTGGTCAGCGCAAGGTGGTGTTGTTAACTCTTCTACAAGCACAACTGCAAATGTTACATGGTCATCTTATGGTGTTAACTATTTAACATATACTATTACTACTCCTGCCGGTTGTACTAAAATATTCAGATACAAAGTAAAAGTAATTCCTCCTCCTGCATTTAATTTACCATGCTGCGAAAAAGAAAGACCTGATGGAACCCAGCCTAATAAAGCAGATGCTGCTGGCGTTGTACATCCGGGTGAACAAGAAGGTGTAAAAGGTGGCGAAGCCCCTTGTACTGCCTGTGCCGGAAGTTATAAATGTTATAGCTCTACTGTAGATCCTTTATATGGAGTTGCCTCTGATTATATATGGACATGGACCGTTACCAACGGTGTTATCAATTCTATCAGTGCTGATTCAACTACTGCATGTGTAACATGGGGTGCAAGTGGGGTTGGTACTATTAAATTAGAAGTTACTCATAAAATATATGGCTGTAAATCATCAAAAGAATGTCAAGTTATAATAACCCCGGGTATTACACCTGTATTTACTGTTTCGGGTAATTGTATTAATACTCCTGTTGCTTTTGATGCCAGTGCTACTACTCCTTTAACTGATATTGATTCTTATTTCTGGGAATTTGGTGATGGCTATACTGCTACTACTACAGTTCCGTTTACTACACACCAATTTACTTTAATTGGAAGCTATACTGCTACTTTAACTATTACAACTAAATCAGGTTGTAAGTATAAATCTACTAAATCATTCAATGTAATATCAGGAACAAAACCAACTATTGAATGCCCGGGTACAGTTTGCCAAGGTAGCAGACAATGTTATACTACTGCTGCCATACCGGGTGCGGTTTATAACTGGACTATTTCGGGTGACGTAGTTGCTGACAGAATTATTACCGGTAACAAAGTATGTGTTACTTGGGGCAATGGCCCTGTTGGTACCGTAACAGTTACCGTTTTAGGCGGTGGTTATACCTGTACCAATACTGCAACCGAAGTGGTATCTATTGTTGGTTCAGTAATTCCAATTGATGCACCTGATTTTATTTGTTCTACTTTAGGTTACTTAGAAGTTTCAACAACCAATTATGCCGGAGCTTGCTATAAATGGTATATTAACGGTGCTTTACAAGCTACTACTAGCAATGTACTTACATTTAATCCACTTTCATATGGTAATCCAATAAGAATTGATGTTGATGTTGATTTTCCTATAGGCTGCTGCCATGGAAGAGGAACTAAAATAATCAATAAATTACCTCAGTATAACATGCTGTTTTACCCTACTAATGCTTGTATAGGAGATGTAGTTACCTATAGTTTACTACTTCCTGGCGGACCTCTTCTAAATCCAACTGGTTGGAGTGTTGATGGTGGAATTATTCAATCATCGACTGCTTCTACTGTAACTATAAAATGGACTACAGTTGGAACAGGAACTATTACAGCTGGTAATAACAGCCCGACTCAATATTGTAATGATGCAAGCAATAATACTTGGAATGTAACCGTATGGGCTAAAGCTACAGGCGATGATATTTCAGGCCCTGCAGTAGTTTGTGCCGGAACATCTAATACTTATTACCATGCATGGCAATATCCAACAGGATCAGCAACGGTTACTGTAAGCCCATCAGCAGGTGTGGTTATTTCACCAAGTGCTTACTCTACAGTTATTACTTTCCCATCAGTGGCAGTAGTTACCAACTATGTAATAACTGTAACTTATAACCATGCTGTGGTTGGTCCTTGTGCAAGCAGCAAAACATATACTGTTAAATCAATACCGGCAACTATTCCAACATTTAGTGGTGTAGGTATTGGTGGCGGTACCATTTGCCAAGGCGATATTTATACCTATACAGCCAATTTCCCTGATATGCTTAACTATGACTGGAATGTGATTGGTGGAAGTGTATTAAGTCAAAGCTATGTAGGTACTACATTAACAGTTCAAATACAATGGAACAGTACTGTAACCAGTAGTTTTACTGTTAATAACAAAGCTTGTGGTACCAGTAATACACAACCAATTACCGTTAACGGTAAACCGGTTGTAATTATTACAACAACAGGTCCTACCTGCTCTTCTCCTAATGTTCAATTACGCGTAGCACCGGTTTGGGCCAGTTACCTTTGGACACCTGGAGGAACTACTCCTACTTCTAATACAACTACGGTTTCTGCCGTTGGTACTTATAATGTAACTGTTAGCAACGGAGTTTGTTCAAATACAGGTAGTGTTAATGTACCAATTGTGACACCTGTTCCGCCAACTATTACATCGTTTAATGTAACATTATCTACTGGCACATATTGTCCAAAATATGAATTAATTTGTCCAAATATTACACCGGGTTCTGGAAGCATTGTTTCTTATGCATGGACATTTACAGGCTTTACAGTTTCATCAGCTTCGGGTGCTTGTGCTTCAGTAGCATTAGCTTCATCAGGTACATCAACCGGAACTTGGAGTTTAACAATTACTGATAGTTATGGTTGTACCTCAACATTAGGAGGTTCGTTAACGGATAATTGTTTACCTCCTCCTCCATGCCCACTTCCTTATGCAGCTACCTTTACACCAGGTGGTTATAACCCTTGTACCGGACAGTTTACCAATTCAGCTACAAACTGGAGTTCAATATCTTGGAATTTTGGTGATGGTACTGGTGGTAGTGGTTTAAATCCAATCCATTTATTTACTACTGCTGCTTGTCCTAGAACAGTTACTGCATTTGTAACAGATATCAATGGTTGTACACAAGCATTTCCATTTAACATCAATGTTCCTTATGCATTTGGAACGGGTGTAGTTACGGCAACCAATTCGCCATGCACAGGTGCTTCAATTTTAACGGCTAATGGCATTACTTTATGCCCTGGAAGCCCGTTAACTCCGACTTATACTTGGACTCTCACTCCGGTAGGAGGAGGTGCTCCTTATGTAACTGGTCCTTTAAGTGGTAATACTTTAAATGTGGGTGCAATAGGTACATTAGCTGCCGGTGATTACAATGCTTCTGTAAGCATGACGGTTGCTGGTTGTACTAAAGTGGCTACCGGAACCTTTAATAAAGGCGGTTTAAAAGCATACTTTGTTTCTTGCGGAGGTTGTGCAGGTGCTGCTCTATCTTTCTTAGATCAATCTGTGCCTTATTCAGCTCCGTTAATTAAATGGGAATGGACATTCACTCCTCCAGCAGGTAGCGGACTTTTACCAATTACTTCATTCTTACAAAATCCTACTGTTATATTCCCTCCGGGATCAGGAGCAGGCCCTTGGATTTGGACAGCTACTTTAAAAGTAACTGACAATATACCTTGTACCAATACGTTTACAGCATCATTTACCATTCAGCCTCCGTTTGTTCCTGGAAACATAAGAGTAAATGGTACTCCTACAGCCTCAGGTACAGTGTTTAATATTTGCCCGGGTTCTCCTTATACATTAACAGCCCCTCCTGGCCCTTACACCTATTCATGGTCTAACGGAAGTAGTGCACCTTCTATTAATGTAACTGAACCAGGTGATTACTATGTTACTGTGTTTAATACCATGAACTGCGCTACTAAAGTAGGTCCGATTAAATTCTTGTACAAACCGGCTCCGGAAGCTATTATACTTTCGAGTGCTCCGCTTTGTAACCCTGCTTTAATAAGAGCATTTGCCGGAACAGGATATACTTATAACTGGAATTATCCGATTGGTGCAACTTCTACGCAACCGTACATTTATGCCACAAGCAGTGGGCCGGTAACACTTTCTGTAACCAATGTATTTGGTTGTAGCGATACAAAAACGCAGAACTTTACCATTTTCCCTTCTCCTTATGTGTACATAAGTCCTTCTGCATTATTCTGTCCTGGTTCTACTGTTTCATTGACAGCTAATGTATCCGGAGGAACTCCTGCCTTTAACTATTTATGGAATAATGGAAGTACTGCACCTAGTATCAGTGTTTCTTCACCTGGCTTGTATAAAGTAAGTGTACTTGATGCTAATTTCTGTCCTGCTAAAACACAGTATAACTTACAGCCTGTGTTACCTACCGGAATGGATAAATTACCAAAAGGATGTTACGACATTTGTGGTAACAGCACTACTTTCTGTACTGGAACTATGCCTTATGGCTGGACAGGTCAGTGGTATTTAGGTGCAAGCCCTTATGGTGCGCCAATACCAACCTATGGTAGTTTAGCAACCACGTTTACATTATCAGGAACTTATACATTGCATTACATTCCAATTGATCCGACTCAATTCTGTCCTGCAATTTCAGCTCCTATTATGATTAACTTTATTGCACTTCCTATATTTACTTTAAGTACTGGTTCAGTACCTCCGGTATTATGTACAGGTTCAACTACTGGTATTTTAATTTCTGTTGATATACAAAGTACTGCTTATAATTACACATGGTATTTAGGTGGTTCAGTTGTAGGTTCAGGATATACTTATACTGCTACGTTACCTGGTACTTATACATTGATAATTAGCAAAGGTAAATGCTGTCAAACATCTGTATCTATAACTATTGAAGAGAAAAACTGCTGCTTTGGAACTACCACCGCTGCATTCACATCAATATTATCAGATACGGTTATAAACACAAGTACTTTCTGGTTTAACAAATATTACATTAACGCAGTAGTTAATGTGGTTGGTTCAACTATACTTGATATTACCAATGTTGATTGTGTATTTGGTCCTAATGGAACAATTGTTTTCCATGACGATGCAATTATCCGTTGTAACAATTCAGTATTACGTCCTTGCTCTAAAGATGATATCTGGAAAGGTTTACGTTTCTTAGATGCATCTTCAGGTTGGATTAATACAACTACTATCAAAAATGCAACTATTGGTGTTGATATTGATGGTAATTCTGTTGGTGTAAGATTAAGTGATAACTCATTCTTGAAATGCCAAATTGCTGTTAAAATGACTAAATCAAACAGACAGCAATCTATAAGTGGTAATACTTTCGAAATTGATGAAAGCCAATTACCATATGCAACTACACCTGATGAGTATTGGGGTATTAAAATGTATGATACAAGAATGAGTGGCTTAATAGCCCAAAATCAGTTCAGACATGTTCAGCCTCAAAACACTAATAACTATTTCATGGGTATTTATGTACAACAAGCAAATGCTACCATATCAGAAAATCAATTTAATGATATGTTCAGATCAATTGATGTTACAAGAAACCAAAATGTAGTAGCTATTGAGAAAAACAACATCAAAATAAATACTTTAAGAGAAAGTTACGATAAGTACCAAATAAGGATAACTAATTGTGATATTCCTGTGCTTGTTTACGAAAACCAATTAGACAATGGTTTGGCTAACTCAACTGCCGGTGGTATTTTTGTTGAAAGCTCATACCGTACGCATATCAAAGACAATAAATTAAATGGATTCTCTTTAGGTATGTTTGGTTCACATACAGATGAATTATACATTGCATCAAATACTATTACAAGTAGTAGTAATGTAGGTATAACCCTTACTGAAACCAGAAGAAGTGTAGTTTCATGTAACAATATCAATGCAATGAATACTAATGGAGTTAGTAGAATTGGTATTCAAGACATAAATGGAGATGGAAGTACTTCTATTTTCTCTAATTGTATATTTAACATGAATACTCCTCTTTATGTACATAGTTCTAATCCGGGTAATAATTTACCTGCCATTTATAATAATTACTTATACAATTATGATAAAACAGGTTTGGAAATTGTTGACTACGTAGGTACTTTAGGAAATCCTGGAGGCCCAACTGATGCAGGTAGAAATACGTTTATGAGTAACAACGGAAATGTTGGAACTTTAGACATTAGCTCTAATATGGGTATAACAGAAGATGGTAACTTTGGTGTATTATTTACCAGTGGTACTTCAACTTCAAGCCCTCCTGATATGTTCTACTCAACTGCTGCTTGCGGACAACAAATATCAAGTACTTATAATAAAAATGAATTAGATAAGTATAACGTATGTGATGTTTATTACTTAGACAAATGGGTATTTAAAACCAGCACTGGAATTTATACCTTACGTGAAAGCACAGCAGACATGAGTGCTAATATGATTAATGAATCTTTGGATAAAAAACAAAGTACAGTAATTGGTCAGGCAAGTGCTCAAATGTTTAAAGGTGAAAATGCAACAACTACAGGAGCTCAGGCCATATTAGATTCTAAAATGGATAAAAACTTAGCTGCACGTATTATTGTAAGCAATTGCATAGCAGTTGGTAAACCAGAAATGGCTTCAAGCTACTTAGCTTCTGCTTCATTATCATCAATAAACAAAGACTTACGTACTATACTAGAAATAGTAATTACTTTAGCTAAAAACCCTGTATTAACTACTCAACAACGCAGTACTTTAACAAGTATTGATAACATGAATACTGTATACAGCCCTATAGCCAGAGATTTAATTCAATCTAACGTTGGTGAGCATGACTATAAATTCCGTAAAGCCATTGTGCCTATATCGGAAGCTAGTAAAGCTCCAGTTATTTCTAAATTAAGCAATACTATTTCTGTGTATCCTACTCCTGCATCTCAACAAATCACTGTTCAACACAATGTGAAAGATGCAAACGTAAAAGGATTGAAAATAGTTTCATCAACCGGTGTAGAGGTTACATCGTTCAGATATACTGTTCAATCTGGTGTTATTAACGTTGATATTTCTTCATTGGCAAGCGGAGTTTACTCAGTTATTTTAGTAACTGATGATGATTCTAAAGCTTTAATGACAGGAAGATTTATTAAAATTCAATAA
- a CDS encoding DUF2809 domain-containing protein — protein MLTYQKKYVLFTLVLFMVEVYIALYVHDTIIRPYVGDLLVVILIYCFCKIFLRIAIKWLAIAVLLFAYLIEYLQYVNFIKWLGLENNTLANVVLGNSFEWIDMLAYTLGAVLVIVIETNYTAKK, from the coding sequence ATGCTTACTTATCAAAAAAAGTATGTGTTGTTTACTTTGGTTTTATTTATGGTGGAAGTATACATAGCCCTTTATGTTCACGATACTATTATAAGACCTTATGTAGGTGATTTGTTGGTTGTAATTTTGATTTACTGCTTTTGTAAAATATTTTTACGCATAGCCATAAAATGGTTAGCCATTGCAGTGCTGTTATTTGCTTATTTAATAGAGTATTTGCAGTATGTAAACTTTATTAAATGGCTGGGGTTGGAAAACAATACTTTAGCAAACGTGGTATTGGGTAACTCTTTTGAGTGGATAGACATGCTGGCTTATACTTTGGGTGCCGTCTTAGTAATAGTTATAGAAACTAATTACACTGCAAAAAAATAA
- the nadD gene encoding nicotinate (nicotinamide) nucleotide adenylyltransferase — MNIGLLFGSFNPIHTGHLLIANYMVEYTELDKIWFVVSPQNPFKVNDELLDENLRLQMIELAIADDDRFETCNIEFSLPKPNYTSLTLATLTQKYPEHTFTPIIGGDNLQSFHYWKDYQTILSNYQLFVYRRAGFHENPLLANHKKISLYEVPLLNISSTYIRETLQAGKSIRYLVPKLVREFIEKNNLYR; from the coding sequence ATGAATATAGGTTTATTATTTGGATCGTTTAACCCTATACACACAGGCCATTTACTAATAGCCAACTATATGGTTGAATACACAGAGCTGGATAAAATTTGGTTTGTAGTAAGCCCACAAAATCCGTTTAAGGTAAACGATGAATTACTGGATGAGAATTTGCGTTTGCAAATGATAGAACTGGCCATAGCCGATGATGACCGTTTTGAAACCTGCAATATTGAATTTAGTTTACCCAAGCCTAACTACACTTCATTAACGCTTGCTACACTCACGCAGAAATATCCGGAGCATACCTTTACTCCTATTATTGGTGGCGATAATTTACAAAGCTTTCATTACTGGAAAGATTACCAGACCATACTCAGCAACTACCAATTGTTTGTTTATCGCAGGGCAGGCTTCCATGAAAACCCTTTGCTGGCTAACCATAAAAAAATATCACTTTACGAAGTGCCTTTACTCAATATATCTTCTACTTATATCAGGGAAACTTTACAGGCAGGTAAATCTATCCGTTACCTAGTACCTAAGCTGGTAAGGGAGTTTATTGAGAAGAATAATTTATACCGATAA
- the gmk gene encoding guanylate kinase — translation MNKVIIFCAPSGSGKTTIVKHLLQVNKQLAFSVSACTRSQRANEVHGKDYYFLSHEDFKNKLVHGEFLEYEEVYGGNFYGTLKSEIDRIWAEGKVVIFDVDVEGGLNLKKYFNEKALAIFVKPPSIEVLAERLKERSTETEETLQMRIGKAVLELAYENKFETVLVNENLSTALSKAEQLVNDFITR, via the coding sequence ATGAATAAAGTAATTATATTTTGTGCACCCAGTGGCAGTGGTAAAACCACCATTGTTAAACATTTGTTACAGGTAAATAAACAACTGGCCTTTTCTGTTTCGGCTTGCACCCGCTCGCAACGAGCCAATGAAGTACATGGAAAAGATTATTACTTTTTAAGCCACGAAGATTTTAAAAACAAATTGGTTCATGGTGAGTTTTTAGAATACGAAGAAGTATATGGAGGTAATTTTTACGGTACTTTAAAATCGGAAATTGACCGGATTTGGGCAGAAGGAAAAGTGGTTATTTTTGATGTAGATGTAGAAGGAGGATTGAACTTAAAAAAATATTTTAACGAAAAAGCTTTAGCCATTTTTGTAAAACCACCAAGTATTGAAGTATTAGCCGAACGCTTAAAAGAACGCTCTACCGAAACAGAAGAAACGTTACAAATGCGTATAGGCAAAGCGGTATTAGAGTTGGCCTATGAAAACAAATTTGAAACCGTTTTGGTCAACGAAAACTTAAGCACTGCTTTAAGCAAAGCCGAGCAATTGGTGAATGATTTTATAACCCGATAA
- a CDS encoding YicC/YloC family endoribonuclease encodes MIKSMTGFGQAETDTENFLCKVDIKALNGKFLDINIRMPRNLQNKELELRNDLSKKLERGSVNISINITPKNTSSQLLPINQDVAQFYLAEINKVADQIGIANTQLFKSIFDFPGIIQSKEDEGTNEEDWKVVVNTVNNALTEFNKFRLREGENLSTELSNLCNSIHSKLKALEPFETARVEFIRNKIAKELNSLQTDLIDKNRFEQELIYYIEKLDINEEKSRLSEHCQYFLQTLQQETNGKKLGFIAQEIGREINTIGSKSNDSNMQRLVVEMKDELEKIKEQINNIC; translated from the coding sequence ATGATTAAATCAATGACGGGTTTTGGGCAAGCCGAAACCGATACAGAAAACTTTCTATGTAAAGTTGATATCAAAGCCTTAAACGGCAAATTTTTAGATATTAACATACGTATGCCACGTAATTTACAAAACAAAGAATTAGAGCTGCGCAATGATTTATCGAAAAAGCTGGAAAGAGGCAGTGTAAACATTAGCATTAATATTACACCCAAAAACACCAGCAGCCAGCTGTTACCCATTAATCAGGATGTAGCTCAGTTTTACTTAGCCGAAATTAATAAAGTAGCTGACCAGATAGGTATTGCCAATACACAATTGTTTAAATCTATTTTCGATTTCCCGGGTATTATTCAAAGCAAGGAAGATGAAGGTACCAACGAAGAAGACTGGAAAGTTGTAGTAAATACGGTAAACAATGCTTTAACCGAGTTTAACAAATTCAGGTTACGCGAAGGTGAAAACTTAAGTACAGAACTAAGCAATTTATGTAACAGTATTCACTCCAAGCTAAAAGCACTGGAGCCTTTTGAAACAGCCCGTGTTGAGTTTATACGCAACAAAATAGCCAAGGAGTTAAACAGCTTACAAACCGATTTAATTGATAAAAACCGTTTTGAACAAGAGTTAATTTACTACATAGAAAAGCTTGATATAAACGAAGAAAAATCGAGACTGAGCGAGCACTGCCAATATTTTTTACAAACCTTACAACAAGAAACCAATGGTAAGAAACTAGGTTTTATAGCCCAGGAAATTGGCCGCGAAATAAACACCATCGGCAGCAAAAGCAACGATAGCAATATGCAACGTTTGGTAGTGGAAATGAAAGACGAATTGGAAAAAATAAAGGAACAAATTAACAATATTTGCTAA
- the tnpA gene encoding IS200/IS605 family transposase — protein sequence MSTYTQILYQIVFSTKYRAHTLNRENQQELYQYISGVLKNKNCHLYQIGGVTDHIHILTHLHPSVSLAALVKDIKLSSSELIKTNNIFSDFAGWQEGYGAFTYTIEAKDNLIKYIQNQEAHHHKKTFKEEYIELLNEHGIEFDEKYLL from the coding sequence ATGAGCACTTATACCCAAATACTTTATCAAATTGTCTTTAGCACAAAATACAGAGCACACACACTCAATAGGGAAAATCAACAAGAGCTGTATCAATACATTTCAGGCGTTTTAAAAAATAAAAATTGCCACTTGTATCAAATTGGAGGAGTAACTGACCATATCCATATTTTGACCCATTTACATCCGAGTGTTTCCCTTGCTGCATTAGTTAAAGACATTAAGCTATCAAGTTCTGAATTAATCAAAACCAATAATATTTTTTCTGATTTTGCAGGCTGGCAGGAAGGTTATGGTGCTTTTACTTACACTATCGAAGCCAAAGACAACTTGATAAAATATATCCAAAACCAAGAAGCACATCACCATAAAAAAACCTTTAAAGAGGAATATATTGAATTGCTAAATGAGCATGGAATTGAATTTGACGAGAAGTATCTTTTGTAA